From Blattabacterium cuenoti:
ATTTTTACTAAACTCCCCTTTTGTCCACAATCTTTTTTTAGATCTACTATAAAAAGTTACTTTTTTTTCATTAATACTTTTTTTATATGCATCTTGATTCATATAGCCTAACATTAATACTTTATGTGTTTTATAATCTTGAATAATAACGGGAATTAACCCTTTATGAAAATTAATTTTTTTTGGATAATCCTTCATGTGTTAATTTATTTATTAATTCTTACAGGAATATTATGATGATTTAAATAATTTTTTAATTCTGGAATATTAATCTCTTTATAATGAAAAATACTAGCCGCTAAAGCTGCATCTGCTTTCCCTTTTTTAAAAACTTGATAAAAATCTTTTAATTTTCCAGCACCACCTGAAGCAATAATAGGAATAGAAATACTTTCAGAAATTATTTTTGTTATATCTAAAGCAAATCCATTTTTTGTCCCATCATGATTCATTGACGTTAATAATATTTCTCCTACACCTCTATTTACTCCTTCCTTCGCCCAATTTAAGGTTTTTTTCCTAGTAGGAATTCTTCCTCCATTTAAATATACCCACCATTCATTATTTTCATATTTAGTATCAATCGCTAAAACAATACATTGACTTCCAAATCTATTAGATAACAGATCTAAAATTTTTGGTTTTTTAAAAGCTTCTGTATTTATAGATATTTTATCTGCTCCTGAATTTAATAATAATTCTACGTCTTGTTCATCTTTTATTCCTCCACCTACTGTAAAAGGAATATTAATATAACGAGAAATTTTTTTTACTAAATTTTTCAACGTTTTACGTTTTTCATACGTTGCTGTAATATCTAAAAAAATTAATTCATCTGCACCTTGGTTAGTATACCACCTACCTAATTGAATTGGATCTCCAGCGTCTTTTAAAAATTTAAAATTTACTCCTTTTACAGTTCTATTATTTTTAATATCCAAACAAGGAATAATACGTTTAACTAACATAAATTAATCATTTATTAATTTTATTATTTTTTTTTATCCAATTTCTAAGTTCTACCAAAGATATTTGATTTTCATAAATAGCTTTTCCTATAATAACTCCATAGCAACCTAAATATTTTAATTTATCAATATCCTCTATATTTGTTACTCCTCCACTTGCAATTAACTTCATATTGGGAAATTTTTTGATTATTTTTTTGTATAAAGAAAATGATGGACCAGAAAGTATTCCATCTTTAGATATATCTGTACAAAAAAATTTTTTTATTCCATGACTATTTTTTTCTTTTAAAAAATTCCAAAAAGAAATTTTATTATATAATTTAGTCCAACCATTCATAGCTAATTGATTATTTTTAATATCTACTCCAAGAAGAATTTTATCTACTCCATAAATATGAATCCATTTTTTTAAAATAAATGGATTTTTTATTGCGATACTTCCAATAGTCGCTATACTCCCTCCACTTTCAAAAACAATACGAATATCTTCATCTGTATGAATTCCACCTCCAAAGTCAATGATTAAATTTGTATTCTTTGCTATTTTTTCTAAAATATTCCAATGTATAACTTTTCCATTTTTAGCTCCATCTAAATCTACTAAATGAAGTCTTGATATTTCATAATTTTCTAATAATAAAGCTACATCTAATGGATCATTATTATAAATTGTTATTTTTTTATAATCCCCTTGTATTAGACGAACACATTTTCCATCTATAATATCTATCGCTGCAATAATATTCATTTTATTTTATTATAATCTAATAAAATTTTCTAATATTTTATGTCCTATAAAAGAAGATTTTTCAGGATGAAATTGTACAGCATAAAAATTATTTTTTTGAATAGCTGCACTATAAGAAATAATATAATCTGTTTTAGCTATTGTCTCCTTTCCTAAAGGAGCGTAATAACTATGTACAAAATATTGATAACTGTTATCTGGGATATTTTTAAATAAAGGCCCTTGTAATTGATAAATAGTATTCCAACCGATTTGAGGAATTTTTTCATTTTTATTTTTTGATTTAAATTTTTTTACATATAAATCAAAAATACCAATACAGGAGGTACTACTTTCTTCTGAAAATTTACATAGTAATTGCATTCCTAAACATATCCCTAATACAGGTTTTTTTGTTTTAGAAATAAAAATATCCAATTTTTTTTTTTTTAAATATTGCATAGCAAAATTTGCTTCTCCAACTCCAGGTAAAATAATTTTTTCTGCATTATTAATAGATTCTAATGAATCTGTTACTATAGCTTTTACTCCTAATCTTTCTAAAGAAAAAAGAACAGATTGTACATTTCCAGCAGGATATTTTATAATAATAGTTTTCATATTGTTTTTATAATAATAGTCCTTTAGAACTAGGTAATTTATTAGTTTTATTTTTTTGTATTGACATTCTAAGAGCTCTAGCAAAAGCCTTAAAAATAGATTCTATTTTATGATGATCATTTTTACCTATAGAATGAATATATAGATTACATTGTGCATGATCTGAAAAAGATTTAAAAAAATGAAAAAACATATCTGTAGGAACGTTCCCTATTTTTTCTCTAAAAAATTTCACTTTCCAAGATAAAAAACTTCTTCCTCCAAGATCTAAAACGACTGTAGATAAACAATCATCCATAGGAATAGAAAAAAAACCATATCGTTCTATTCCTCTTTTATCTTTTATAGAATTATGAATAATAGTTCCTAAAGAAATACCCGTATCTTCTATAGTATGATGTTCATCTACATGAAGATCTCCTTTTGCATAAATATTCATATTTATTAAACTATGAAAAGCCATTTGTTCTAATAAATGATCTAAAAAACCTAATCCTGTTTTTATATTAGATTTACCTTCTCCATCCAATTGTATACTAATTTTTATATCTGTTTCTAATGTAGTTCTTCTATATTTTATATGATTTTTTTTTTTTAAAAATTTATAAATTGTTTCCCAATTATCCGTTTTTAATGCTACAATTTTATTTAAAATATCTTTATCTAAAGATAACTTTTTTTCAAATAATTTATGACAATAAATAAGGGGATCATTAATCCATATAGCCTTACACCCTAAATTTTTAGAAAGTAAAATATCTGTAAATCTATCTCCAATAACAAAAGATTTTTTAAGATTATAATCGTAATGAAAATAATTTTTAAGCATTTCTATTCCAGGTTTCCTAGTCGATGAATTTTCTTCTGGATACGTTTTATCTATATGAACAGCAAAAAAATGAATTCCTTCTGTTTTTAATACTTTTAATATGTGATTATGTATTGGCCAAAATTTTTTTTCAGGAAACTTATCCGTTCCTAATCCATCTTGATTAGTTACCATAACTAAAATATAATTCAGTTCTTTGACTATTTTTTTTAAAAAATATATCACATTTGGATAAAAATTTACTTTTTCAATAGTATCAATTTGATAAGTAGGCGGGACTTCTTTTATTATAGTTCCATCTCTATCAATAAATAATATTTTTTTCACACCTCCTCTTATTTTATTTTGAAACATTTTTTAGAGTATTTTTTAATTTTATTAATTAAATATTGATTTTCTTCATGAGTCCCTACAGTAATTCTTAAACATTTATTGCATAAAATAATTTTTGTACGATCTCTAACAATAATATTTTTTTCTACTAAATATTTATAAAGATTGGTTGAAGAACAAGTGACTTTCACTAATAAAAAATTTGAAGAACTAGGATAAATTTTATGTATAATAGATATTTCATTTAATGAATCTTCCATATATTTTCTTTCTGAAAGAATATTTTTTAAATGATAAAAAAATAAATCTTTATTTTCAAGTGCTTTAATAGCAATTTTTTGTGCAATTTGACTAATATTATAAGGATATTTGACTTTATTCATCCATTTAATAATAGATTCAGATGTAATAGCGATCCCTATTCTTAATCCTGCTAATCCCCAAGATTTAGAAAGTGTTTGAAGAATAATTAAATTAGGATAATTATCTATTTCTGTAGAAAAAGATTTTTTATCGGAAAAATCAATATAAGCTTCATCTAATACCACAATTCCTGTTTTAAATTCTTTAATAATAGATTGAATATCTTTTCTCTTTAAATCATTTCCAGTAGGATTATTAGGAGAACAAATAAAAATAATACGACTATATGGATTAATAACTTGTTTAATTTTTTTTAAATTTAATTGATATTCTTCTTTTGTAAGAAAAACTTTGACAATATCTACTCCATGAATTTTTCCACTTACTTCATACATACCATATGTAGGTGGTAAAATAATAGAATGATCAATTGTTGGACGTGAAAAAATACGATAAATTAAATCAATAATCTCATCACTTCCATTTCCTAAAAAAATTTTAGATTCAGAAATATTTTTTACTTCAGATATTTTTTTTTTTAATTTTTTTTGTAACGGATCTGGATATCTATTATATGAATTGTAAAAAGATAAAGGAGCTCCAAAAGAATTTTCATTAGCATCTAAAAAAATGGATTTATTATTTTTATTATATTCTTCTCTAGCAGAAAGATAAGGTTCTATGTGGAGGATATTTGTTCTAATTAATGAATTTAAATTAAAATTTGAAATTATTTTATTATGATTCATGCATTTATTCTTCATTTATTAATCTAATATTAATGGATTTTTGATGCGCAATTAATCCTTCTTCTAAAGATAAAACATTCACACATTTGGATAAATTTCGCAATCCTTTTTTAGAAATTTTTTGAAAAGTTATTTTTTTTATAAAACTATCTACAGATATTCCACTATAATATTTAGCATAACCATCTGTCGGTAGTACATGATTGGTTCCAGAAGCATAATCACCAATACTAATTGGAGAATAATTTCCTAAAAATACAGATCCAGAATTTTTTATTTTATCACTCCAATAATAAGCATTATTACAATTTATAATAAGATGTTCTGGAGCAATTTTATTAATAAAATGAACTCCTTCTTCTAAGGAAGAAAAAATAATTATTTTACTTTTTTCTAAAGATTTTTTTATAATTTCTTTTCTATTAGAAATATTGATTAATTGTTTTTTTAATTCATTTTTTACTTTTTTTGTCCAAGATTCATTAATAGAAACTAAAAGGATATAACTTTCTGGATCATGTTCTGATTGAGAAAGTAAATCAGACGCTACATATTTTGGATTAGCGGTATCATCCGCTAATATAACTATTTCTGAAGGTCCAGCAGGGATATCTATTGAAACTACTCCATTTTTAAATACATTTTTTTTAGCTATTGTTACATAAGAATTTCCAGGTCCAAATATTTTATATACAGAAGGAATACTTTCTGTTCCATAAGCCATAGCTGCAATAGCCTGAGCACCTCCGACTTTATATATTTTTTTAATTCCTACATATTGTGCCGTATATAAAATAGCTGGATGAATATCTCCATTTTTATTTGGAGGAGTACATAAAATTATATTTTTACATCCTGCTAATTTACTTGGAATCCCTAACATTAATACAGTAGAAAATAAGGGATATATCCCCCCTGGGATATATAACCCTATTTTTTCTATAGGAACTGATCTTCTCCAACAAATTACTCCTGGAGAAATTTCTATTTTAGATTCTTTATGTATTTGTTTTTTATGAAAAAATTTTATATTATTATAAGCTATTTGAATAGCTTCTTTTAAAGAATTTGATATTTTATTACTTGCTTGAATAATTTCTTCTTTCGTTACTTGAAAATATTTAATATGACAATTATCATATTTTTTAGTATAGGTTTTTAAGGATAAATCTCCATATATTTTTACATTATTTATAATAGAGATTACTACATCATTTAGTTTATCAATATCTTTTTTTACAGATCTTTTTGAAAGATATTTCCATATTTTAAATGGGGGATGAATATACATTTGAATATTCATAATATTTTTTTTTATTAAAGTATAATTTTTTCTATTGGTAATACTAAGATATCTTCTGCGCCAAGTGCTTTTAAATTTTCTATAATTCCCCAAAAATCATTTTCATTTACTACAGAATGGACAGAACTACATTTTGAATTTTCTAATGGAAGAACTACTGGACTTTTAATTCCAGGAAGATAAGATATAATTTTGTCTAATCTTTTATTAGAAACATTTAAAAGAATATATTTATTATTTTTAGCTTTTTTGACAGCTCTAATTCTAAATAATAATTTTTCCATAATGGTTTCTTGATAAGACAATAAATAAAGGTTAGAAGCTAAAATAGCTTCAGATTGAAGAATTGTCTCAACTTCTTTTAATCCATTCATAAATAATGTAGATCCACTACTTACTAAATCACAAATACAATCAGCTAAACCTATTCCAGGTGCAATTTCTACAGCTCCAGATATTTCATGAATATCTGCTTTTATATATTTTTTTTTAAAAAATTCTTTTACTAAAAATGGATAACTAGTCGCAATACGTTTTCCATTTAAATCATTTATATCATGATATCTTAAAGATTTAGGAACTGCTATAGATAAACGACATTTACCAAAACCAAGAGTTTCTTTAATTTTTATTTTTTTTCTTTTTTCTAAAAGAACATTTTTTCCTACAATTCCTATATCTGCGACTCCATCTTCTAAATATTGAGGAATATCATCATCTCGTAAAAAAAGTATTTCTAACGGAAAATTTAAAGCTGTCGTTTTTAATTTATCTATTCCAATATTTACTTCAATACTGCAATCTTTTAGTAATTTTATAGAGTCTTCATAAAGACGTCCTGATTTTTGAATAGCTATTTTAAGTTTATTATCCATATAGGAAAAAAATAACAAAAGCTTACTAATTTATTTTGTAAGCTTTTTATCTGTATTAACTAATCTTTATTAACTATAATTAATGAATTAAAGCAAAGATAAAAAACTATTTTGAATATTATTAATCCTTTTTAAAACTCTATTTTTTCCTTATTTTGTATAAAAAACTTTTTTTATGAAAATTGTTAGTTATAATATTAATGGAATTCGATCTGTCATAAAGAAAGGTTTTTCTAATTGGATTGAAATATTTCAACCAGATATATTATGTTTACAAGAAATAAAAGCTCTTAAAGAACAAATAAAAACTAATATTTTTGATAATTTAGGATATAATCATTATTGGTTCTCTGCAAAAAAAAAAGGATATAGTGGAGTAGCTATTTTATGTAAAGAAAAACCGAAAAATATAGAATATGGAATAGGAATAGATTCTATAGACCAAGAAGGACGAGTTATTCGTATAGATTTTAAAAAAATATCCGTAATAAATATTTATATTCCTTCAGGAAATAATAATAAAAAAGATCGATTAAATTTTAAATTTTTTTTTATGAAAAATTTCTTTTTTTATATAAAAAAAATAAAAAAAAAATTAAATAATCTTATTATTTGTGGAGATTACAATATTTGTTATAAGAGAATAGATATTTATGATCCTATTAAATATCAAGAAATATCTGGATTCTTACCAGAAGAAAGGAAATGGTTAGGGACTTTTTTACAAAAATTAGATTTTATAGATAGCTTTAGAATATATATAAAAGATGGAAAAAATTATAGTTGGTGGAATTATCGTTATAATGCAAAAATAAATAATCATGGTTGGAGGATTGATTATGTTATGGTAAGTAAATCTTTAAAAAATAAAATGATTAAAGCCTATTTGTTACCAAAAGTAGGATATTCTGATCATTGTCCAATGGTATTAGAAATTGAAAAAATGACCTGACTGGGATTCGAACCCAGGACCCTTACATTAAAAGTGTAATGCTCTACCAGCTGAGCTATCAGGTCTTCATCATATAGAATAAAACAACAAATATACTATATTAATATGAAAATTATTTTAATTGGATATATGGGATGTGGAAAAACAACTATAGGAAAAATTTTATCTAAAAAAATTAAATGGAATTTTTATGATTTAGATGAAATACTCGTAAAAAATCAAAAAAGTTCTATTTTGGATATTTTTAAAAAAAAAGGAGAAAAGTCTTTTAGAAAAATAGAACATTTTATTCTTAAAAAAATTTTAAAAAAAAAAAAAAATATATTTTATCTGTAGGAGGGGGAACACCTTGTTATCAAGGTAACATGAATTTATTAAATAAAGTATCTAAAACTTTTTATCTACACACAAATATTTATACTTTATATAAAAGATTATCTACAGAAAAAAAAAAAAGACCATTAATAGCTCATTTATCCAAAAAAAAATTATTTAAATTTATTATGAGACATTTATCAGAAAGAATCTTTTTTTATGAAAAATCTTTTAAAAAAATTAATATAAATGGAAAATCAGAAAATGATATAGTTCAAGAAATTATAAAATTTATTTTATGATCAAAAAATTGTCATCATCGTATGATTGTTTTTTTTTAGATAAAATTCTTAAAAGTTTTTCTATTAAAAATAAAAAAATTTGTATTGCTGTAAGCGGAGGAGTAGATAGTATGGTCCTTCTGAATTTATTTCTTCATCTTCCTATAAAAAAGTTGGGAGTAGCTCATTGTAATTTTAATTTACGAAAAAAAGAATCTAATAAAGATGAATTATTTATAAAAAAATTTTGTTTTGAAAAAAAAATAGAATGTCATATTAAACGTTTTGATACTTTTAATTATTCTAAAAAATATAAATTATCTATACAAATGTCTGCTAGAAAACTTAGATATGATTGGTTTAAAGAATTATTAAAAAATTATTCTTATGAATACCTAGCTTTAGGACATCATTTAAATGATTCTATAGAAACTTTTTTTCTTAATCTAATAAGAGGGACAGGAATTAAAGGATTATTAGGAATAACTAAAAAAAATGGAAAATTTATTCGACCTCTTTATTCTTTTACTAAAAAAGAAATTTTAAATTATGCTAATTTTAATAAAATTAAATGGAGAATAGACAAGAGTAATCAAGAAAATAAATATTTAAGAAATAAAATTCGTTTAGTTATATCTAATATCTCATCTTACATCCATAATGGATTTAAAAAAAGTATAAAATTACTTCATAAAGAAAATTATTTAATAGAAAAAAATATTATTAATATATATAAAAAAATTACAATAGAAAAAAAATATTATCCTTTTTTTTTTTGGAAAATAGAATATAAAAAAATAAAAAATTTAGAACCATTATCTTTATATTTATTTAAATTATTTTTTCCATATGGATTTAATAATATAAAAAATTTAAAAAATTTTTTTAATGCACAATCTGGAAAACAATTAATTTCAAAAAATTATCGTATTATTAATAATAGGAATCATTGGATTGTAATAAAAAAAAATCAATTATTTAAAAATAAAAAAAAAATTTATATTATTCCTAATATTAAATTTAATACTATTTCATTGCCTATTAATATTAAATTTTTTTTTAATATAAAAAAAGAAAATATAGAAAATAGTATAAATATGTCATTGATAGATTTTAATAAAATTCAATTTCCTTTACAATTAAGAACTTGGAAAAAAGGAGATTTTTTTTTCCCTTTAAATATGAAAGGGAAAAAAAAACTAAGTAAATATTATAAAGAAAAAAAATTTTCTTTATTAGAAAAAGAACAAACTTGGTTATTAATAAATGGAAATGGATATATTATTTTTGTTATAGGATATCGTTTAGATAATCGATTTAAAGTGACAAAAAATACTAAAAAAATATTAGGAATAAAAATATAATTCATTAATTATCCTTAAGTTTTATAAAAAATTTTT
This genomic window contains:
- the hisF gene encoding imidazole glycerol phosphate synthase subunit HisF, giving the protein MLVKRIIPCLDIKNNRTVKGVNFKFLKDAGDPIQLGRWYTNQGADELIFLDITATYEKRKTLKNLVKKISRYINIPFTVGGGIKDEQDVELLLNSGADKISINTEAFKKPKILDLLSNRFGSQCIVLAIDTKYENNEWWVYLNGGRIPTRKKTLNWAKEGVNRGVGEILLTSMNHDGTKNGFALDITKIISESISIPIIASGGAGKLKDFYQVFKKGKADAALAASIFHYKEINIPELKNYLNHHNIPVRINK
- a CDS encoding 1-(5-phosphoribosyl)-5-[(5-phosphoribosylamino)methylideneamino]imidazole-4-carboxamide isomerase, producing the protein MNIIAAIDIIDGKCVRLIQGDYKKITIYNNDPLDVALLLENYEISRLHLVDLDGAKNGKVIHWNILEKIAKNTNLIIDFGGGIHTDEDIRIVFESGGSIATIGSIAIKNPFILKKWIHIYGVDKILLGVDIKNNQLAMNGWTKLYNKISFWNFLKEKNSHGIKKFFCTDISKDGILSGPSFSLYKKIIKKFPNMKLIASGGVTNIEDIDKLKYLGCYGVIIGKAIYENQISLVELRNWIKKNNKINK
- the hisH gene encoding imidazole glycerol phosphate synthase subunit HisH; protein product: MKTIIIKYPAGNVQSVLFSLERLGVKAIVTDSLESINNAEKIILPGVGEANFAMQYLKKKKLDIFISKTKKPVLGICLGMQLLCKFSEESSTSCIGIFDLYVKKFKSKNKNEKIPQIGWNTIYQLQGPLFKNIPDNSYQYFVHSYYAPLGKETIAKTDYIISYSAAIQKNNFYAVQFHPEKSSFIGHKILENFIRL
- the hisB gene encoding bifunctional histidinol-phosphatase/imidazoleglycerol-phosphate dehydratase HisB yields the protein MKKILFIDRDGTIIKEVPPTYQIDTIEKVNFYPNVIYFLKKIVKELNYILVMVTNQDGLGTDKFPEKKFWPIHNHILKVLKTEGIHFFAVHIDKTYPEENSSTRKPGIEMLKNYFHYDYNLKKSFVIGDRFTDILLSKNLGCKAIWINDPLIYCHKLFEKKLSLDKDILNKIVALKTDNWETIYKFLKKKNHIKYRRTTLETDIKISIQLDGEGKSNIKTGLGFLDHLLEQMAFHSLINMNIYAKGDLHVDEHHTIEDTGISLGTIIHNSIKDKRGIERYGFFSIPMDDCLSTVVLDLGGRSFLSWKVKFFREKIGNVPTDMFFHFFKSFSDHAQCNLYIHSIGKNDHHKIESIFKAFARALRMSIQKNKTNKLPSSKGLLL
- the hisC gene encoding histidinol-phosphate transaminase: MNHNKIISNFNLNSLIRTNILHIEPYLSAREEYNKNNKSIFLDANENSFGAPLSFYNSYNRYPDPLQKKLKKKISEVKNISESKIFLGNGSDEIIDLIYRIFSRPTIDHSIILPPTYGMYEVSGKIHGVDIVKVFLTKEEYQLNLKKIKQVINPYSRIIFICSPNNPTGNDLKRKDIQSIIKEFKTGIVVLDEAYIDFSDKKSFSTEIDNYPNLIILQTLSKSWGLAGLRIGIAITSESIIKWMNKVKYPYNISQIAQKIAIKALENKDLFFYHLKNILSERKYMEDSLNEISIIHKIYPSSSNFLLVKVTCSSTNLYKYLVEKNIIVRDRTKIILCNKCLRITVGTHEENQYLINKIKKYSKKCFKIK
- the hisD gene encoding histidinol dehydrogenase, which translates into the protein MNIQMYIHPPFKIWKYLSKRSVKKDIDKLNDVVISIINNVKIYGDLSLKTYTKKYDNCHIKYFQVTKEEIIQASNKISNSLKEAIQIAYNNIKFFHKKQIHKESKIEISPGVICWRRSVPIEKIGLYIPGGIYPLFSTVLMLGIPSKLAGCKNIILCTPPNKNGDIHPAILYTAQYVGIKKIYKVGGAQAIAAMAYGTESIPSVYKIFGPGNSYVTIAKKNVFKNGVVSIDIPAGPSEIVILADDTANPKYVASDLLSQSEHDPESYILLVSINESWTKKVKNELKKQLINISNRKEIIKKSLEKSKIIIFSSLEEGVHFINKIAPEHLIINCNNAYYWSDKIKNSGSVFLGNYSPISIGDYASGTNHVLPTDGYAKYYSGISVDSFIKKITFQKISKKGLRNLSKCVNVLSLEEGLIAHQKSINIRLINEE
- the hisG gene encoding ATP phosphoribosyltransferase gives rise to the protein MDNKLKIAIQKSGRLYEDSIKLLKDCSIEVNIGIDKLKTTALNFPLEILFLRDDDIPQYLEDGVADIGIVGKNVLLEKRKKIKIKETLGFGKCRLSIAVPKSLRYHDINDLNGKRIATSYPFLVKEFFKKKYIKADIHEISGAVEIAPGIGLADCICDLVSSGSTLFMNGLKEVETILQSEAILASNLYLLSYQETIMEKLLFRIRAVKKAKNNKYILLNVSNKRLDKIISYLPGIKSPVVLPLENSKCSSVHSVVNENDFWGIIENLKALGAEDILVLPIEKIIL
- a CDS encoding exodeoxyribonuclease III, which gives rise to MKIVSYNINGIRSVIKKGFSNWIEIFQPDILCLQEIKALKEQIKTNIFDNLGYNHYWFSAKKKGYSGVAILCKEKPKNIEYGIGIDSIDQEGRVIRIDFKKISVINIYIPSGNNNKKDRLNFKFFFMKNFFFYIKKIKKKLNNLIICGDYNICYKRIDIYDPIKYQEISGFLPEERKWLGTFLQKLDFIDSFRIYIKDGKNYSWWNYRYNAKINNHGWRIDYVMVSKSLKNKMIKAYLLPKVGYSDHCPMVLEIEKMT
- a CDS encoding shikimate kinase; its protein translation is MKIILIGYMGCGKTTIGKILSKKIKWNFYDLDEILVKNQKSSILDIFKKKGEKSFRKIEHFILKKILKKKKNIFYL
- a CDS encoding shikimate kinase, which gives rise to MLSVGGGTPCYQGNMNLLNKVSKTFYLHTNIYTLYKRLSTEKKKRPLIAHLSKKKLFKFIMRHLSERIFFYEKSFKKININGKSENDIVQEIIKFIL
- the tilS gene encoding tRNA lysidine(34) synthetase TilS, producing the protein MIKKLSSSYDCFFLDKILKSFSIKNKKICIAVSGGVDSMVLLNLFLHLPIKKLGVAHCNFNLRKKESNKDELFIKKFCFEKKIECHIKRFDTFNYSKKYKLSIQMSARKLRYDWFKELLKNYSYEYLALGHHLNDSIETFFLNLIRGTGIKGLLGITKKNGKFIRPLYSFTKKEILNYANFNKIKWRIDKSNQENKYLRNKIRLVISNISSYIHNGFKKSIKLLHKENYLIEKNIINIYKKITIEKKYYPFFFWKIEYKKIKNLEPLSLYLFKLFFPYGFNNIKNLKNFFNAQSGKQLISKNYRIINNRNHWIVIKKNQLFKNKKKIYIIPNIKFNTISLPINIKFFFNIKKENIENSINMSLIDFNKIQFPLQLRTWKKGDFFFPLNMKGKKKLSKYYKEKKFSLLEKEQTWLLINGNGYIIFVIGYRLDNRFKVTKNTKKILGIKI